One segment of Triticum aestivum cultivar Chinese Spring chromosome 2A, IWGSC CS RefSeq v2.1, whole genome shotgun sequence DNA contains the following:
- the LOC123186419 gene encoding BTB/POZ domain-containing protein At5g03250-like: MAAATTRVLGSKSPDCFQLRDPNSWVCLTELASDVVVEVGDISFHLHKFPLISRSTTLQKLIAESTTSSDDQDGGKPCTVQLDDLPGGAATFRLAAKFCYDIQFELNAANVVPVRCAAQRLGMAGEGNLAAHAEAFFVRDVLGSWDAAVRALQACDDGDDVVRQLAEDLLLAPQCIESLAAKACADPTLFGWPMVENYMARCVDAAAPPVMWNGISTYGKPRSPGAGWWYRQASSLRLPLYKRLISEMRSRGMSPEGIAGSLAHYARRHLSGLNRRDVAGDVGASDTTSSDDVVGEQRVLLEEIVALLPAEKGVATTRFLLGMLRTATVLHASAACRDALERRAGEQVEKAALEDLLIPNTSYSTDTLYDVDCMQRMLEQFLLSNTTAYADPLPEITADEAPPGELMPASTVAKLVDGYLAEVGTDANLKCSQFQQIVALVPDYARSLDDGLYRAIDIFIKAHPWLTESEREQLCRLMNCQKLSLEACTHAAQNERLPLRVVVQVLFFEQLRLRTTVASWFFVGDNSAAVADQGSPRSSRPRKSRTGEVDFGMGSENNDHEEVEVYTPGSSSEPASAMSVHEIRQRVVGLEGECSSMRQEMHRLGKPKGALSRLFRKLGLSGGGRTSSSRQQQPRLPSSGDEKRSRFLDLGC, encoded by the exons GGTTTGCTTGACCGAGCTTGCGAGCGATGTGGTCGTCGAGGTCGGGGACATCTCCTTTCATCTCCACAAG TTCCCCTTAATCAGCCGGAGCACCACGCTGCAGAAGCTCATCGCCGAGTCCACCACCTCTTCCGACGACCAAGACGGCGGCAAGCCTTGCACCGTGCAGCTCGACGACCtcccgggcggcgcggcgaccttcAGGCTCGCCGCCAAGTTCTGCTACGATATCCAATTCGAGCTCAACGCGGCCAACGTCGTCCCCGTGCGCTGCGCGGCCCAGCGCCTGGGCATGGCCGGCGAGGGCAACCTCGCCGCCCACGCCGAGGCCTTCTTCGTCCGCGACGTGCTAGGCAGCTGGGACGCGGCCGTGCGCGCGCTGCAGGCGTGCGACGACGGCGATGACGTCGTGCGGCAGCTCGCCGAGGACCTCCTCCTCGCGCCCCAGTGCATCGAGTCGCTGGCGGCCAAGGCGTGCGCCGACCCGACGCTCTTCGGCTGGCCCATGGTCGAGAACTACATGGCGAGGTGCGTCGATGCCGCGGCGCCGCCCGTGATGTGGAACGGGATCAGCACCTACGGGAAGCCGCGGTCGCCGGGCGCCGGGTGGTGGTACAGGCAGGcgtcgtcgctccggctgccccTGTACAAGCGGCTCATCTCCGAGATGCGGTCCAGGGGCATGAGCCCCGAGGGCATCGCCGGCTCGCTCGCGCACTACGCCAGGCGGCACCTCTCCGGCCTCAACCGGCGCGACGTTGCCGGCGACGTCGGCGCGTCGGACACCACGTCGTCCGATGACGTGGTCGGCGAGCAGCGTGTGCTGCTGGAGGAGATCGTGGCGCTGCTCCCCGCGGAGAAGGGCGTCGCGACGACGAGGTTCCTGCTCGGCATGCTCCGCACGGCGACGGTCCTGCACGCCAGCGCGGCGTGCCGGGACGCTCTGGAGAGGCGGGCCGGCGAGCAGGTGGAAAAGGCGGCGCTGGAGGACCTCCTGATCCCCAACACCAGCTACTCCACGGACACGCTCTACGACGTGGACTGCATGCAGCGCATGCTGGAGCAGTTCCTGCTGTCCAACACGACGGCGTACGCCGATCCCTTGCCGGAGATCACGGCGGACGAGGCCCCGCCCGGAGAGCTCATGCCGGCCAGCACGGTAGCCAAGCTCGTCGACGGGTACCTCGCCGAGGTCGGCACGGACGCCAACCTCAAGTGCTCCCAGTTCCAGCAAATCGTGGCGCTTGTCCCTGACTACGCCCGGTCCCTCGACGATGGCCTCTACCGCGCCATCGACATCTTCATCAAG GCGCACCCGTGGCTGACGGAGTCGGAGCGGGAGCAGCTGTGCCGGCTGATGAACTGCCAGAAGCTGTCGCTGGAGGCGTGCACGCACGCGGCGCAGAACGAGCGACTGCCGCTGCGGGTGGTGGTGCAGGTGCTCTTCTTCGAGCAGCTGCGGCTGCGCACCACGGTGGCCAGCTGGTTCTTCGTCGGCGACAAcagcgccgccgtcgccgaccaGGGGTCCCCAAGGAGCTCCCGCCCGAGGAAGAGCCGGACCGGCGAGGTGGACTTCGGCATGGGGTCGGAGAACAACGACCACGAAGAGGTCGAGGTGTACACGCCCGGGAGCAGCAGCGAGCCGGCGTCGGCGATGAGCGTGCACGAGATCCGGCAGAGGGTGGTGGGCCTGGAGGGGGAGTGCTCCAGCATGCGGCAGGAGATGCACCGGCTAGGGAAGCCCAAGGGAGCGCTCAGTAGGCTGTTCCGGAAGCTCGGGctcagtggcggcggcaggacgtCGTCGTCACGGCAGCAGCAGCCACGATTGCCAAGCTCCGGCGACGAGAAGCGCAGCAGGTTCTTGGATTTGGGGTGTTAG